In the genome of Marinobacter antarcticus, one region contains:
- the rpsJ gene encoding 30S ribosomal protein S10 — MQSQKIRIRLKAFDYRLIDQSTQEIVDTAKRTGAQVRGPIPLPTRKEKYTILVSPHVNKDARDQYEIRTHKRLLDIVEPTEKTVDALMKLDLAAGVDVQISLG, encoded by the coding sequence ATGCAAAGCCAAAAGATTCGAATCCGGTTGAAGGCGTTTGATTATCGCCTGATCGACCAGTCTACGCAGGAGATTGTCGATACCGCAAAGCGGACCGGCGCTCAGGTGCGTGGACCTATCCCTCTGCCGACGCGGAAGGAAAAGTACACCATTCTGGTTTCTCCGCACGTCAATAAAGACGCGCGCGACCAGTATGAAATTCGTACTCACAAGCGTTTGCTCGACATTGTTGAGCCAACGGAAAAGACAGTAGATGCTTTGATGAAACTGGACCTGGCAGCAGGTGTAGACGTTCAGATTAGCCTCGGTTAA